From a single Brassica oleracea var. oleracea cultivar TO1000 chromosome C5, BOL, whole genome shotgun sequence genomic region:
- the LOC106295702 gene encoding F-box/kelch-repeat protein At4g38940-like, whose translation MSENMEKSPELSSLPDDVTIEIVARVPISQYPTLNRVSKSFRKLIASPTLYERRSQLGYKEHRVYAVLRNPNTHDDFGFYILHRKVGCSNRLVIAGSLDHMSYDGIYVSVGSKVYGFSDLNALSIDCTSHTVQPISHIPQVMTIRVANVIDKKVYLIGGSYFPVGSWDTWKSEVTVFDTETQSWEPKLVKEDMHVGLGPLRYDSVVMEGKVYVKGGSKDDSFVYEPEERKWELMDEVLSSKAWKGACVVDNVLYYHDCPGKVLMAYDPKQMCWSVVNGLEEFLAVETAHSIWSAAVSYGEKKLALFFLKKYDGKNVICCAEIALERRQGGDILGKMESCDVVIENGLFDIVEFVSVTV comes from the coding sequence ATGTCTGAAAACATGGAGAAATCTCCGGAGCTGTCATCACTTCCAGACGACGTTACCATTGAGATCGTAGCTCGTGTACCCATAAGCCAATACCCGACTCTCAACCGCGTTTCAAAGAGTTTCAGGAAACTCATTGCCTCTCCTACTCTCTACGAGAGGCGATCCCAGCTAGGCTACAAAGAACACCGTGTCTATGCTGTCCTCCGCAACCCCAATACTCATGATGATTTCGGTTTCTACATTCTCCACCGGAAAGTCGGCTGCAGTAACCGCTTGGTCATCGCCGGATCACTTGATCACATGTCTTACGATGGAATCTATGTCTCGGTTGGTTCGAAGGTGTACGGGTTTAGCGATCTCAATGCGCTCAGCATTGACTGCACCTCTCACACGGTTCAGCCCATCTCTCACATTCCTCAGGTTATGACTATTAGAGTTGCTAATGTCATCGACAAGAAGGTTTACCTGATTGGTGGTTCCTATTTTCCGGTTGGGTCGTGGGACACGTGGAAGAGTGAAGTCACGGTGTTTGACACAGAAACACAATCATGGGAGCCTAAGTTGGTAAAGGAAGACATGCATGTAGGTCTTGGTCCCCTTAGGTATGATTCTGTGGTGATGGAAGGTAAGGTTTACGTGAAAGGTGGCAGCAAGGACGACTCTTTTGTTTATGAACCAGAGGAAAGGAAATGGGAATTGATGGACGAGGTGTTGAGTTCTAAGGCCTGGAAGGGTGCATGTGTGGTTGACAACGTCTTGTACTATCACGATTGTCCCGGGAAGGTTCTGATGGCATATGATCCAAAGCAGATGTGCTGGAGTGTTGTCAACGGTTTGGAAGAGTTTTTGGCCGTGGAGACTGCCCACTCAATTTGGTCCGCTGCGGTGAGCTATGGCGAGAAGAAGTTGGCTCTCTTCTTTCTTAAAAAATATGACGGCAAAAATGTCATTTGCTGTGCAGAGATTGCTTTGGAAAGGCGCCAAGGAGGAGATATTTTGGGTAAGATGGAGTCGTGTGATGTTGTGATTGAGAATGGGCTGTTTGACATTGTCGAATTTGTTTCTGTTACCGTTTGA